The genomic segment TATGCCAtaaaccagaaaaaaaaaagaacacctTAAACAACTTAACCCAACTTTTAGGGGACAATAACAAAATCTAAATCGAAAAAGCCAACCAAAACAAAGAATCAGTGCACAAACCAACCAAACAATGCAGCAGCAAAACAGAACAATCCACTACTGTAcagaaaaaacaaagcaaaatctGCAAACAGTTTCCTGTTTATTCTTTCTCCAACTCATAGtaaagaataacaaaaaatggAAAGGGAGTGTCTTTTGTAAGCTTTCTTAATTTAAATGAAGTCCGCAAGGcaaaatttcaatgtatatatgtatataatatggtattaaaaaaacATGAATACACAAATGTACCACAATCCATATAACAGAAATTATTTAAATGTTCAAATTTGTATACCTATAATACCTTAAAACACGAATATGACACGAAATCAATACGAATATGCAGATTGCCAAGCATAAAGTATACTATCCTGTTGTCTACCTAAAGACCCATGTCTCTCAATCTACAccgaaaagaaaatataaatatatatttcttctCAATTCATCTCCTTAAATAGTCCTTCAAATAAGGAAGAGCAGATCTCCTTTGAAACCCAAATAAGAGTGAAACCATGTTGGACTCTGTGGAAGCAAACAACTTTGAGGCATTGCCACTTCTCTCATTGAATCATGTCTCATTGTTGTGTAGATCAGTCTGGGATTCAGTGCGGTTCTATGAAGATGTTTTCGGCTTTGTTTCCATCAAACGCCCTTCTTCTTTCAAGTTCAATGGAGCTTGGTAACCTTACTGCTCTACCCTTGTTTAGTAAAATCCAGTGTTGAATGAAACAGGATACTAACTGAACAACTGATGCAGGTTGTATAATTATGGCATTGGGATACACTTAATTGAGAATCCATCAATCGATGATTTCGACACTATCGTTGAACCTCGACCGATTAATCCAAAGGATAATCACATATCCTTCCAGGTATAGCAAAATGAAACCAAGTTGAATCTTTCAGAAACCAAGCAGCACTAACAAGTTTCTGTTTGAAATAGCAGTGTACTGATGTTGGCCTTGTCATGAGGAGGCTGCAAGACATGGGAATGAAGTAAGTTACGGCGGTGGTCGAAGACCAAGGGAACAGGGTTGATCAGGTATTCTTTCATGATCCAGATGGTTACATGGTTGAGCTCTGCAACTGTGAGAACATTCCTATCATTCCTCTTTCTTCATGCTCATTCAAGCAAAGGCTAAGCAGTTTCTACAAGTCTGCACCGGCTAAATGCGGATTCATGGAAAACGCCATGATGGAGAGCTTAAGCATGGAAATGTTGAACATTTCATTTTGAATCAgcacaaggaaaagaaaaactgtgagcaactttcattttctttttcccttccttACAGAAACCTAACATGATTGCCGTATACGTAATCACATTCGGCATCACCCCGTCTTTCAACATCTTCTTCAGAAATCCAACAACCTTCCCAACACTACCTTCCTTCGAAAACCCATCAATAAGGACAGTGTAGCTCACAGTATCAGGGTTTATTCCTCTTTCAACCATCTCTCTATATTTTCTCAAAGCCTCCATTAAACACCCATTTCTAAATTAGCCTAAAATCCAACAGCTATAAAGAATAGCATCCAAAGCCAGCCCTTCCTTTTTCATACTATAAACCAACTCACAACCCTCATCAAATTTACCCAACAAATTAAAACTGCTTAAAAGAGCTGTATAAGTAACAACATTAGGCTTTAAAGCTCCTGAATTCATACAATTTTCGAAAAACCGAACTGCAACTTCAGGTTTCCCAATCTTACAAAAACCAACAATCACTGAACTACAAACAAAATTATCAAAAGGGTATCTAACATTATCACCTGTCATCAACTCCAACACCTCAATTGCTCTATCCATATTCCCTTGAGATACAAAACCATGAATCAACGAGCAAAAAGTAAAAGAAGAAGGCAATGTACCAGAATCACTCAAGCAATCCTTTAACAACAAAAGACCCTTCTCTGGGTTGTTTCGGATGACAACAAAAAGAAATCAAACCCGTTAAAACCAAACCTGTTCTAACACTAAATTCACATTTTTTATCATCACTCATAAACATATATGAATAGAAAGTAaagcaaaaattaacaaaaagatTCAATCAAACGCAGCATAAAATCCAgtaggaaaaaaagagaaaagaaactgtaaaaataaaaataaaacccagTAACATCAAAGCTATCCCAACACTAAATTCACTGTGTTCataatcacataagcaaaattaacaaaaaaaacaatgaaacagagaagaaagaaaaaaacggAGGAAAAAAAAAGCCAAAGGACTGAATGAAACGGGAGAATACCTTGATTGAGAGGATCAAAGAAGGGAAATTAGTGGTAGATCCTTCGATGTAATTCAATCCAGATGAAGAGAAAGGACGGCGAAAATGATTagggagagggtcgggtagggagggagggtaaaacagggagatGGGGAGGGAGGCCGGAAGTAATAGCTAATACACCGAAAAGGGAAGGGATTGGAAAACacgggaatttggggattaggggcgtaaccgattacgcgcgtaatacctattacagcgaaccaaacgccggaataggggcgtaatgtaatacgcacgtaatcggggcgtaatggattGGGTATTACGGCGAACCAAACAAGGTGTatggcacgtttggttcgctgtattggattagaggtgtattggattagaggtgtaatggaatagaggtgtaatagcaaatcaactgtttggttgaatgtaatggaatagaggcgtaatagtaatcttgtgtttggttgaatggaatagaggtgtaatagcataatgaaaaaaactaaaatgactagaatacccttagcataaatttattttggtaaatgattattgttattgttatttaaattttaataagattattattatcaataataaataatttaatcatatttaaacataattattattaaatatattaaatatattataattaaaatatataaattaataaaattcttaataatcaatattcttatatgatttactaaaatcataatatatgatactataaaatataatttgaaataattaatattaaatatattttaattaaaatatatgatttaataaaatttaaattaattatacctaataaattttcttatatgaatttgtataattttaaataattattattaaatataatttaataataatatataatttcataaaattcttgataataaattttcttatatgaatttatataatttaaaataattaatattaaatataatttaataatgatatataattagcccatggttcaaatccttgctatgtcatggggatgatattcggcctaggtggattttgtgttaatgccattgcatgctaaatatgaagcttgttaatgatgcatgtgatggtggattgatgattcttgaatctcctttttagcatttttgagtgagcacatatgtgcattggttgctagatggggaagaatcggctagcaagttgtgtgctaaggccgaatataactcttgtatattaatgagtaatgcatgtgttaaattgatggaaagggagaggatgctttactagtgtatatatgtgtgtattagccaggttttgaacttgaaacaa from the Gossypium hirsutum isolate 1008001.06 chromosome D09, Gossypium_hirsutum_v2.1, whole genome shotgun sequence genome contains:
- the LOC121221107 gene encoding uncharacterized protein; translation: MLDSVEANNFEALPLLSLNHVSLLCRSVWDSVRFYEDVFGFVSIKRPSSFKFNGAWLYNYGIGIHLIENPSIDDFDTIVEPRPINPKDNHISFQCTDVGLVMRRLQDMGMK